A genome region from Hymenobacter tibetensis includes the following:
- a CDS encoding Kazal-type serine protease inhibitor family protein codes for MRILLPLLVLLLSGACQKQTPPTAAKPCIDPAKIRTDAMCTMQYDPVCGCDGKTYGNACTATNAGLTSFKPGACPGSQKP; via the coding sequence ATGAGAATCTTGTTGCCTCTGCTAGTCTTGCTGCTATCGGGAGCCTGCCAGAAACAGACCCCTCCCACTGCCGCCAAACCCTGCATCGACCCAGCCAAAATTCGTACGGATGCCATGTGCACCATGCAGTATGACCCCGTATGCGGCTGCGACGGCAAAACGTACGGCAACGCCTGTACGGCCACCAATGCGGGCCTCACCAGCTTCAAGCCCGGTGCCTGCCCCGGTTCGCAAAAGCCCTAA
- a CDS encoding CsbD family protein, translating into MSYYEEDNSGKILLAALAGAGAGIIAGLLMAPDKGKATREKIGSAATKYSGQFGEQFSKYTEDLDAKFKGYVEKLEDLGIGGAGSSLKLKGTWDDAKGKLKQQYAQLTDEDLEYAEGKSDELVGRLQQKLGKAKSEVVKMLNDL; encoded by the coding sequence ATGTCGTATTACGAAGAAGACAACTCGGGTAAGATTCTCCTCGCTGCTTTGGCTGGTGCCGGTGCCGGTATCATTGCTGGTTTGTTGATGGCTCCCGATAAAGGCAAAGCCACCCGCGAGAAAATCGGCAGCGCTGCTACCAAGTACAGCGGCCAGTTTGGCGAGCAGTTCTCTAAATACACTGAAGACCTGGACGCTAAATTCAAAGGCTACGTTGAGAAACTAGAAGACCTAGGCATCGGTGGTGCTGGCAGCAGCTTGAAGCTGAAAGGCACCTGGGACGACGCCAAAGGCAAGCTGAAGCAGCAGTACGCGCAGCTGACCGACGAAGACCTAGAGTATGCCGAAGGCAAAAGCGACGAGCTAGTAGGCCGTTTGCAGCAGAAACTCGGCAAAGCTAAAAGCGAAGTCGTGAAAATGCTGAATGATTTGTAG